The Carassius carassius chromosome 5, fCarCar2.1, whole genome shotgun sequence DNA window GAGGTCTGTGAAAAGGTGTTAGGCAAAACAGAGCATATGTTAGTTCACTTTGATATCTGTGTGTGACACTTTTAGATTGAGGTTGTGTGACGTCGAGTCCTCCTCACACTGTGACTGAGAGACCCAGCTGGCATACCAGAACAGTGTTTATAAAAATCCAGCTCTCTCCTGAACTCTGAACTTCTGTCCTGCCATCACAGTCaacaaatatatagtatttctccAAAGAGAAATACAAAGTATGCCAAAGTCCTTCCATTCTCAAACCGTGATGTACAGAATAAGCATATGGAGCCCAAAAGGGCATTTCTGAAAACCTGGTGGGATTTTCTTTTTAAAGCAAAAGAAAAGTTGCATATaaaaattaagtcaaataaaatgtcattttatttttatatttaattgttgtgttgatgaaattatttaaagtgacaatttgtattaaattagaaaaacaaaTCAGAAAAGTAAAACTCATACTAAAGGAGTTGTGTGCtctgtgcaaacaaacaaatgaggaaataaatgaatacttttctaAATTACGAAAATAAAACTCATACTAAACGAGTTGTAtgctttgcaaataaataaataaacaaacaaaaaacgaagagaacatagaaaaataaataaaaaacatactaaAGGAGTGTTATgctttatgcaaataaataaataaatacttgccaaaatgtatttatttgttttgttttgtgaaaagAGGTATATAGATAATATTTGTGGCAATAAATGTTTCATATCATCTCATAATCAGCTTTTTTGGTTGTATTGTATATAACATTACATGTTATTCCATGATTTATTAAAATAGGCTGtaaaatatgtgaccctgcaccacaaaaccagtcacaagggtCAAACTGAGACATCTTATCCTTTCCATTTCCATTAAatggctttccattgatgtgtggtttgttaggaggacaatatttggccgagatacagctatttgaaaatctgaaggtgcaataaataaataaaacatttaaaatattgaaagaattgcctttaaagttgtccaaattaagttcttagccatgcatgctactaataaaaataaaaaataaaaacaaactttttatatttttacagtaggaaatttagcattaaagaaaacttaataaatttgacccatacaatgtattgttggctaatGCAACCAATAAACCCATGGTAccaatgactgcttttgtgctccagggtcacatttattatCAAGTCCCCATCATTGTGTTTTCTCACCTGACACCTCTACAAAACCGTCTTTAGTTTTGACATTAAGCTCCTCGGGTCTGAAGCTGTGCACGTTCACGCACACTTTCCACGGCTGGTCAGGGTCGGTCAGAGGAGCGCTGGATCGGCGTGGACCCTCGCTGTATCTGGTGCTGAAACCCCGCGGGAAGCTCGAGCTCACCGGGCCCGTCCACGGCGCGTCGAGGCGCGTGCTCAATCGAGGTCGTGCCCAGCCGGGCCAATCCATAGATAACTCGTCGTGAAACGGTGGCAGTCCAAAGTCATCGTCCATAAATCGAGATGCGAGCGACTGTTCACCAAACGGATCCCTTGGAATCCTCTGTCGATTCCCCATAGTGTAGTAATCCCCTTCTGCCATggtgaaactaaaaaaaaagtgactttaaagaacttttcttgttaaaaaaaaacgcGTTCCTGTGAGTCCGAGATCAATCAATTATCAAAAAGAGcgtagtttggaaaaagtctccAGGCGCGTATTACGCAGCCAAGTTAACGCGTAAAACTGCGCTCACGTACGAGTTTACGAGAAGTTTACTGACGATGTAAGCTCTTTCCACTGGTTTATATGTGATTTACCAGTCAACAAAGTCCAGAAAGTGCTCGGCGGCACACGACAGCTGATCGAAGACCCTCCCTTTCCAAGTTTAGACCACAGGCTGTGACTGGCTCCACCGGACAGAGACTGGTCCAATCTCACCCTCCCCCAGGTGACTCATTCACTTCATAATAGAAAACTACTCACTCCTCAAGGCCGGAGAGCAATCACACACTCGTATGAAGAACGCTAATAATGTTCTAAACATGAGATGTGACGAAATGCAACAGAGGCATGCGGTATCTGCTTCTCCTTCTTCAGATGAGTCATTGCATATGTCATGAAGAGTAAAGCTGAAAGATGAGCAAGAAAAAATGCAACAAGATATAGCTATTTCATGATGTATGAGGTATGCACTGGCCCAAAAAGCTCACTTTAAATGTGATTTCAGATATAAAACCaactgataattattttatcgAACAGCActtttctgtcaaaaaaaaaaataatttcaacatACACATTTGTTAATGTTACCTCTACCATCTCAATTTGCACATTGTTACTCttactgctattattattattaagtagttGCACATGAGTCAATATTGCACTTGGACATACAGATGTGCATAGTCTATATATTTGTTTCTGCAACATAGCTGTACTTTTATTATCTTTGTGTGTTCTTACTTTTTACATAGTTTGCAGTTGTCTCTTCATTCACTGTGGAcaggaaataaataatttaattgtacAACGAAACTAGTTTTTCCTCACTTGATAATAAATGCTCAGAATCTCAAATCTTAAATAGCACAATTATTTTATCCACTCTGGCTGACTCATCTTACCCCAATCACCTTTTTTTCACTAAACCAATCACGAATACAACTTCAATGTGAATAAAGAAGCAAGACACTGCGTGAAATTATTAgatgaataatttatttagaaatcTTTGAATATCATTACATAATCAGACCACAGAGAACTAGTCATTAATTTACTTTAGCAAGGGAGACACTGATATTCTTGTGCACATAGACAACAGTGTATATACATTGGGGAATAAGTGAAATTGGGGAATGTTCTTGACACAATCTTCAAGCCTGGCGTCCTGCATTGAGAATTTTAACTTTGCGCTAAAACACAGACTTGCTcgtttattttattctgttcaaaaatacataaattactcATATTACAGGTGTTTGCAATATTTTTTGCAATCACAGAAGCCAGATTTGGTGAAATCGGTTGGATTCATGGCAACATTTcagcatgtgtgtttttttttttttgagggaatGCAAATTATGTAAATTACAAAGCCAGCCTTGTCAACAGTCAGCATTACTACTCCATCTCAATAAATAAAGCCCATGCCTAATATTGCCGCACTAAACGTTGGCATATTTACACAACggatttacataatcatttactAATCTCATTTACGGTTTGAGAACAAGATGAATTCAGGAACATAAAACATTTGCGATACACTTTCACGTTTTTCATCTTTCTTCTACGACTTATTATCTGTACAAAAGTCAGAATTCACAACAGTCAGACATCTAATAATGTACAGTGCATAGAGATCACCATGCCTTCGTTAGACTTTATGACACAGAAACAAAGAAGCTGCCATCATCTATCTGTCATGATGAAGGTGATGATTTTTACACGCCGCTTCATCAAGCGTTATGGcacagcaaatatatatatatatatatatctttgatcCTTTGAGAAAAGTCCTTGGTCTAGTCACTCTGACTGATTTCTTATGACAGCCATCTTCATTTCTCCAGGTCTGTAATAGTTTCAACCAATGTGCAACCAATAAATATGCTTTATAAATCATTCATATTTATAAACATCATTGTGTGTGATTTAATTAATGCAGGACTGGATCTTTAAACTGAGGAAAACAAACGGAAACAAGTCAGAAATGAATGATACGATACGATAAATGATACGAGCAAAAAactttttctatgtgaatatcaaAGGTCTCACCTTATAAATAATTCAAGCGATCTAAATAATAAATATCCGAACGGCACTAAGAAATTATCAcagattaaaaaagaataatattatttgaaaataatatacaatttaacACGGCTCAAGTGTTGTGCATCTCgaaatttacataataataatcctaataaTTAATTATAGCAGTGCTTTGTACCTCATAAACAACAGGACATAGAACATGTACCATTCAAACGCAGCCTCGGATACTACGGATAAAAATAGGTCTGTGAGATTAATATGTATGTTTATGCATTTGGTAAAAACCCGGAAAATGTTTCCCGCCAGTGGAGCACATCCGCTGCATTTTGATTGTCCAGCATCTCCATCACAGCCAATGACATTTGAACTGTTTTCCAGTTCAACAGAAGATAAATAAAGCTGGCATTTGTGCTGATGGGGCGTGCGTTTGCCAATGGGGCCGATTCGGATGGCACATATTTCAAAGCGAAGGTGTGGGCAACACAGAAGCAGCTGTTATGGAAGCAATAAATCTGTCTCCTCAAGTGCTTCTGACATCTCCTATGAAACAAATACATTAGATTCATACATGGGCTTTTACGGTCGAGCGTCTGGTGAGTGACCCTGCACTTCCTTTGATAAACGACTAACAGTATTCTCACACCTATGAGCAAAACAAGGTATGGCAGAACTCACAGATTGAATTTCCCGGTCCGGTCTTTTCTACAACAGCAGGCTTTGTGATTGATAGACAAGTTTTCCTTTGAGCGGGATGGATGAAAGCACACAGTTTAGTACACAACAATATGGAAAGCTTCAGTCTTATCTGACACTGAACAGATGATCCTGTCACTGCCTGGTGTTCCACATCTAAGCACAGCAGGTTCTCAGCGCCGCTCCATTTCACTTCCAGTTACAGTGAGATGACTCATAGCTTCTGCTCCGACTGCGACTGCGTCTGCTGTACATAGAGTTCCACGACGAGCTGCGACTGTAACTCCTGTACGACGAGTAAGTGTGACTGCGACTGCGTGAACGGCTGCGACTGAGAGAAAACAGACGCCAGGACAAGATGCTGGAGGATCGGCTGCTGACGGAGGGACTGGGACGGTAATATGGGATCGGCCTCTTTCTGGCACTGTGCAGGAAAGAGATACAAACAATGACATGTTCATACATCATTCTGAATGGGGAATAAAAGTCACAAAGAAGCTGAACACATTGGGTCCACACATTGAGAACATATAATCAGACCAACAAAGGACtatcgaaaatatattttattttccatgTGCAAAAGTGCAAAGTATTTTAGTCAAtaaaaaccagtcataagtgagATTAATTCATCATCTGAAAAccgaataaataaacatttcattgatgtctggtttgttaggaggacaatatttggctgagatacgactatttaaaaaaaatctggaatcgggtgcaaaaattctaaatgttaAGAGTTTAAAGCCTTTAAAgttttcaaaaattaagttttaaaatatttatgttaggaaatttaaaaaatatcttcatgggacaTGATATTTACTTATAAATCCTaataatgttttgcataaaaaatttTGACACatgcaaagtgttttttttttttttggctattgccacAAATATACTCCAAGAGACTTATAGTAAgactgtgctccagggtcacatatttcatGAGCACTGAAGAAAGCATGGGCTGTTTTTGAGACACTTTGCACTTTTGTCGCATTTTCACTTTTGCATttggaaaatgtatatatactgtatatttttaatattcctTATTTGATCAGTGTGATTCTCAACTTCAGACTGAACTTCTCTTTTGTTTACACACCTgactattcctttttttttctttttttttgagtgcacacaattaataataataataataataataataataatactacagaAGTTACATAGATTAAGggatataaaatcaaaataataattagatattagatgttagatttttttgaagGAATGAAtacttatgttaaaaaaaagttgcataaaatttatcaaaagtgaaagAAAGGACTATTTTATGAAAgataaaaaattctataaaaagatttctatatctattatttgtaataatattaagaaatatcacTCCATTTTACTATTGTAATGACATTTTCCCTCTTTCTTTGCGACTTTGTTGTATAGTTGTTTATCTTTAtactttgtaatgttttttattccTTTCCAATGCATGCTAATGTTTTTTTGGCAAAATGTTTACCACTAAAaagagaaatatttcttgagcagcaaatcagcacattagaatgatttctgaaggatcatgtgacactgaagactggagcaatgactgATGaaactatatctatatatatacaggtccttctcaaaaaattagcataatgtgataaagttcattattttccataatgtaatgataaaaattaaactttcatatattttagattcattgcacaccaactgaaatattttaggtcttttaatgttttaatactgatgattttggcatacagctcatgaaaacccaaaatgcctgtctcaaaaaattagcatatttcatccgaatAAAcgaaataaaagaaaagtgtttttaatacaaaaaaagtcaaccttcaaataattatgttcagttatgcactcaatacttggtcgggaatccttttgcagaaatgactgcttcaatgcggcgtggcatggaggcaatcagcctggggcactgctgaggtgttatggaggcccaggatacttcaatagcggccttaagctcatccagagtgttgggtcttgcgtctctcaactttctcttcacaatatcccacagattctctatggggttcaggtcaggagagttggcaggccaattgagcacagtaataccatggtcagtaaaccatttaccagtggttttggcactgtgagcaggtgccaggtcgtgttgaaaaatgaaatcttcatcgccataaagcttttcagcagatggaagcatgaagtgctccaaaatctcctgatagttagctgcattgaccctgcccttgataaaacacagtggaccaacaccagcagctgacatggcaccccagaccatcacttactgtgggtacttgacactggacttcaggtattttggcatttccttctccccagtctacCTCCAGattctggcaccttgatttccgaatgacatgcaaaatttgtccaaaagaccagtgctgcttctctgtagcccaggtcaggcgcttctgccgctgtttctggttcaaaagtggcttgacctggggaatgcggcacctgtgcATGGTGCATGGTGcatggtggctctggatgtttctactccagactcagtccactgcttccgtaggtcccccaaggtctggaatcggtccttctccacaatcttcctcagggtccagtcacctcttctcgttgtgcagcgtttttttgccacactttttccttcccacagacttcccactgaggtgccttgatacagcactctgggaacagcctgttcgttcagaaatttctttctgtgtcttaccctctcgcttgagggtgtcaatgatggccttctggtcagcagtcttacccatgattgcggttttgagtaatgaaccaggctgggagtttttaaaagcctcaggaatcttttgcaggtgttgcaggtttagagttaattagttgatttagatgattaggttaatagcttgtttagataaccttttcatgatatgctaattttttgagataggaattttgggttttcatgagctgtatgccaaaatcatcagtattaaaacaataaaagacctgaaatatttcagttggtgtgcaatgaatctaaaatatatgaaagtaaaatttttatcattacattatggaaaattattaactttatcacaatatgctaattttttgagaaggacctgtatatatatatatgatgctgACATTCCTGGAATGCTGACATTCCTGCAACttgcattttaatttgttaaatatttttgctaGTTTGAAGATGCCTTCAGCTTCCAGAATTGCCTTCCGAATTCTACCAGTATATTATTagctcagtttaaacatttaaatccaTTCTACAGTTTTCCCGCTCAATCAGTAAACCCATCTCCAAAGAAAGATCAGCAGAGCAGTTTCCATTTGTGATTCATACAGTAGGTTGTTAGCTTGTATTGTAACACCAGTAGCTCTGTAAGAACAGACCTTGTAATTCGCCGGGCTTCCAGGTGACTGGGGgaatctcttcttctcttcctcATTGGAGAGCAAGGTCTTCTTCTGCTGTGCTTTCTACTCTTGCAGGAACTGCAGTCTCTTTTCCGCTCTCGAAACCTTTTCATCCACACATGAAagagatatatacatatatgtgttaATTAATGTCACGGTGATCGCCAAACCATTATTTTAGATAAAACACTTATTCTTTTAGCTGAAATTCACCTGTCTAGCGTGCACCGTGAGTGATTTAAACTGCGCAGACTGCTCGCACTAGACAGACTGTCTTTCCTAGAATCCAGGGAATAACTGGATGAACGGGAATATGATCTGTAAATGAGCCGAGGGAGAGGATATTGTCAGATTGTCAGTTTGCAACTAAATCGAAAGCGTCAAATCAAAGAGTTGTGTTTTCTATAGTGAATAGCAGCTGTGTGACCCACCTCCTCCCGAGGGACAGGGACCGGCTTCTGGAATAGCGCCCTGAGTATCTGCTTTGGGATGATATGCTTCTGCTGTGGGCCCTCGCTCGATCCTGATATCTATCATAAGACGGACTCCGA harbors:
- the LOC132141614 gene encoding heat shock protein beta-8-like, whose translation is MAEGDYYTMGNRQRIPRDPFGEQSLASRFMDDDFGLPPFHDELSMDWPGWARPRLSTRLDAPWTGPVSSSFPRGFSTRYSEGPRRSSAPLTDPDQPWKVCVNVHSFRPEELNVKTKDGFVEVSGKHEEKQDEGGIVTKNFTKKIQIPSDVDPITVFASLSPEGVLIIEARQTPPYYLYSNEMPTEPMEEHEARPQEPSMASAEVYASRE
- the LOC132140529 gene encoding serine/arginine repetitive matrix protein 4-like, which encodes MENRYEDCGKSGLQDGGHSSAVRGGNSCRSAIKLTSKISSKCCCHFSESTVSPSRPGVEGLNQMVIVQDSMSNKGKGHADYDSGNDTSSPLSSKTGIPKSKVSVNGKFRCQGLASPEKLRLNDGDNASDSGNSLTSYDSLGKPVLKENTLHSSVFNKFKGEEAGRCSDLEKTQPLGVVTDRNRSPSYDRYQDRARAHSRSISSQSRYSGRYSRSRSLSLGRRSYSRSSSYSLDSRKDSLSSASSLRSLNHSRCTLDRFRERKRDCSSCKSRKHSRRRPCSPMRKRRRDSPSHLEARRITSARKRPIPYYRPSPSVSSRSSSILSWRLFSLSRSRSRSRSHTYSSYRSYSRSSSWNSMYSRRSRSRSRSYESSHCNWK